A stretch of Ipomoea triloba cultivar NCNSP0323 chromosome 13, ASM357664v1 DNA encodes these proteins:
- the LOC116001247 gene encoding uncharacterized protein LOC116001247, with protein MAELPETAGAPATRTFADILSSTTSDFSLRPPERYKGMPAVTFSDEDIQDFSKRYKFALVGKFLKGRPSMSTLKKAFDQIGFGGTFSLSLLDNRHVLFNFDKEEDYQGCWLRKAWSIQGFMMRMLKWTPDFRPDAESPVVPVWIAFEGLPAHLHDKRALYSIANLIGPPLKVDASTLSHNRLSVARICIELNVLEPIPKQLWTTNGSLGGFSQPVTYEYIPPYYVNCHQFGHPSTECRSRHRPSTQVEKTQVTAELKQSQPIRPTQRWLPIEKTRTELPTTEQQNNMATRENNDPPSQEEVIPDKNSNLGIELIDDHRAQPETSEKTLPGHSSDGEDDQNFELTQPLLQSWIDDSHKIAKKMANPNLKDFITVTHKKRRPRKDYSTQTPSVTTRLASGSITRVSFSHRLK; from the coding sequence ATGGCGGAGCTACCGGAGACCGCCGGAGCTCCGGCAACTCGCACTTTTGCTGATATTCTATCTTCCACAACTAGCGACTTCTCTCTCCGACCACCAGAAAGATACAAAGGAATGCCAGCCGTCACCTTTTCTGATGAAGATATTCAGGACTTCTCTAAGCGTTACAAGTTCGCCTTAGTTGGCAAATTTCTGAAAGGTCGACCATCCATGTCAACTCTCAAAAAAGCTTTCGACCAGATTGGCTTTGGAGGTACTTTCTCCCTCAGCCTGCTTGACAATCGCCATGTTCTCTTTAACTTCGACAAAGAGGAAGACTACCAGGGTTGCTGGTTACGCAAAGCTTGGTCCATTCAGGGTTTCATGATGAGAATGCTCAAATGGACTCCGGACTTCCGACCAGATGCAGAATCACCAGTGGTGCCAGTTTGGATCGCCTTCGAGGGCCTACCAGCACATCTACATGACAAGCGAGCTTTGTACTCTATCGCTAACTTAATCGGACCCCCGCTAAAGGTTGATGCTTCAACTTTGTCGCACAATCGCCTCTCTGTAGCACGAATCTGCATCGAACTAAATGTGCTTGAGCCTATTCCCAAACAACTCTGGACTACCAATGGATCCTTAGGAGGATTTTCTCAACCGGTGACCTACGAATACATTCCTCCATACTACGTGAACTGTCATCAATTCGGTCACCCCTCTACAGAGTGCCGCAGCCGCCATCGTCCCTCTACACAAGTTGAAAAAACTCAGGTGACAGCAGAGCTGAAGCAGTCACAACCTATCCGGCCAACGCAGAGGTGGCTCCCAATTGAGAAGACAAGAACAGAACTCCCAACAACGGAACAACAAAATAACATGGCGACTCGTGAAAACAATGATCCTCCTTCTCAGGAAGAAGTGATACCAGACAAAAACTCTAACCTTGGAATTGAGCTGATAGATGATCATAGGGCTCAGCCTGAAACTAGCGAAAAAACTCTGCCAGGGCACTCTTCAGACGGAGAAGATGATCAAAATTTTGAACTTACCCAACCACTTCTCCAATCATGGATAGATGATAGTCACAAGATTGCGAAAAAGATGGCGAACCCAAATTTGAAGGATTTCATCACTGTCACTCACAAGAAACGTAGACCCAGAAAAGACTACTCAACTCAAACACCTTCAGTTACAACTCGATTGGCGTCGGGTAGCATCACGAGAGTTTCCTTCTCTCACCGTTTAAAATGA